The Primulina tabacum isolate GXHZ01 chromosome 7, ASM2559414v2, whole genome shotgun sequence genome includes a window with the following:
- the LOC142551505 gene encoding transcription elongation factor SPT4 homolog 1-like, translating to MANQGGVVAAQIPTSFGHELRACLRCRLVKTYDQFRESGCENCPFFQMEDDHERVVDCTTPNFTGIISVMDPARSWAARWLRIGKFVPGCYTLAVSEALPHDLQNICEDERVPYVPPKRV from the exons ATGGCTAATCAAGGGGGAGTAGTGGCTGCACAGATACCCACAAGCTTTGGACATGAGCTTCGAGCTTGTCTTCGCTGCCGTCTTGTGAAGACGTATGACCAG TTTCGAGAATCAGGGTGCGAGAACTGCCCCTTCTTTCAAATGGAGGATGACCATGAGCGGGTTGTTGACTGCACCACCCCCAATTTCACCGG GATAATCTCAGTCATGGACCCAGCTAGGAGTTGGGCTGCTCGGTGGCTCCGCATTG GAAAATTTGTTCCTGGTTGTTACACACTAGCAGTTTCTGAAGCACTGCCTCACGACCTGCAG AATATTTGTGAAGACGAGCGTGTGCCATATGTTCCTCCAAAACGAGTATAA